The following proteins are co-located in the Parafannyhessea umbonata genome:
- a CDS encoding radical SAM protein encodes MQSKIAHAAERKAFSVVLDKIIASASGEDREKNIDHLIDMAEKLLKDTSPGAIRGLRKGLRPGSKWEKFLFSVIDETDPHVLKTAILNGGYEAAFRGLRNTTANADKYQCNVPWIILFDPTSACNKHCVGCWAADYGNRLNLTYDEMDSLVSQAEDLGTHLFMLTGGEPLVRKEDVLKLAEKHNTSLFNIFTNASLVDDAFCERVQKLGNIVFSVSLESYEPSVNDGRRGDGSFQEVMDAFDRMHKYGLLYGTSTCYTRANTERVSSDEFFKLLIEKGCRYAWYFHYMPVGEGANADLMPTVEQREYMFNRIRWVRSVGDEGYPIFAMDFQNDGEFVGGCIAGGRVYCHVNARGDVEPCVFIHYSNANFKESGNWLECLHQPIFQAYRAHYPWNDNLLEPCPMLENSGLLTQIVDEADAKCTEYVTPESAADVCARTKPYAEAWAPKAEELWLNMYPDGKKHYEDAMSQEKISVKAKVIAEEDAQNEAVVD; translated from the coding sequence ATGCAGTCCAAGATCGCGCACGCTGCGGAGCGCAAGGCCTTCAGCGTGGTGCTCGACAAGATTATTGCGAGCGCCTCCGGCGAAGACCGCGAGAAGAACATCGACCATCTGATCGACATGGCGGAGAAGCTCCTGAAGGACACCTCGCCCGGCGCCATCCGCGGCCTGAGGAAGGGCCTGCGCCCCGGCTCCAAGTGGGAGAAGTTCCTGTTCAGCGTGATCGACGAGACCGATCCCCACGTGCTGAAGACGGCAATCCTGAACGGTGGCTACGAGGCGGCGTTCCGCGGCCTGCGCAACACCACCGCCAACGCGGACAAGTACCAGTGCAACGTGCCCTGGATCATCCTGTTCGACCCGACGAGCGCGTGCAACAAGCACTGCGTGGGCTGCTGGGCCGCCGACTACGGCAACCGCCTGAACCTGACGTACGACGAGATGGACAGCCTGGTGAGCCAGGCCGAGGACCTGGGCACCCACCTGTTCATGCTCACGGGCGGCGAGCCGCTGGTGCGCAAGGAGGACGTGCTCAAGCTGGCCGAGAAGCACAACACCAGCCTGTTCAACATCTTCACGAACGCGTCTTTGGTGGACGACGCCTTCTGCGAGAGGGTCCAGAAGCTGGGCAACATCGTGTTCAGCGTGTCGCTTGAGTCCTACGAGCCCAGCGTGAACGACGGCCGCCGTGGCGACGGGTCGTTCCAGGAGGTCATGGACGCGTTCGACCGCATGCACAAGTATGGCCTGCTGTACGGCACCTCCACGTGCTACACGCGTGCGAACACCGAGCGCGTGAGCTCCGACGAGTTCTTCAAGCTCCTCATCGAGAAGGGCTGCCGCTACGCCTGGTACTTCCACTACATGCCCGTGGGCGAGGGCGCGAACGCGGACCTCATGCCTACCGTGGAGCAGCGCGAGTACATGTTCAACCGCATCCGCTGGGTGCGCTCCGTGGGCGACGAGGGCTACCCCATCTTCGCGATGGACTTCCAGAACGACGGCGAGTTCGTGGGCGGCTGCATCGCCGGCGGCCGCGTGTACTGCCACGTGAACGCCCGTGGCGACGTGGAACCGTGCGTCTTCATCCACTACTCCAACGCGAACTTCAAGGAGAGCGGCAACTGGCTCGAGTGCCTGCACCAGCCCATCTTCCAGGCGTACCGCGCGCACTACCCCTGGAACGACAACCTGCTGGAGCCGTGCCCCATGCTCGAGAACTCCGGTCTGCTGACGCAGATCGTGGACGAGGCGGACGCGAAGTGCACCGAGTACGTGACGCCGGAGTCTGCGGCGGACGTGTGCGCACGCACGAAGCCGTACGCGGAGGCGTGGGCGCCGAAGGCCGAGGAGCTGTGGCTGAACATGTACCCCGACGGCAAGAAGCACTACGAGGACGCCATGTCCCAGGAGAAGATCTCGGTCAAGGCCAAGGTCATCGCCGAGGAGGACGCCCAGAACGAGGCCGTCGTCGACTAG
- a CDS encoding immune inhibitor A domain-containing protein, with product MTEGSEEGARPRSRVMRAAVGAALGLVLSLGSAAPALAIPAYNQPVKVAQPDGSTASITTHGDEWFHYATNSAGVVVQQDPDSGAWRQVVGSGSGLAFGSDAQAAADAGAIGADALSGDAARAAYYQLGGHTYSGKTGSDATASAPITVSQVKKTQGTAAPKKLMRSAAPKTSTSLPLLTIVVGFKDEPYRDGYDWSKTFFTGEYSVSSLYATSSEGKFTWRPAEESSAYGNGGNTNAADRANDGVVHVTLDRDYGNPDPFTPGNADYIADMQEAVKAAAQYVDFSRYDTNGDGKIEANELGLGVVFAGYEAATSSIPEGHHGIWSHQYSFTEETGTPYEVTCANGKTVGVDRYIVQSESESMQAGEEHQSGIGALGHELGHFLGMPDLYSTTSDSGKWDYYSTMYLSIMDYGSYGKTTAGEYRPTFFDPYDRYLLGYITPEEITKSGTYTATSETDPVGYKCYAIHVSDDEYYLIENRQYASFDAGMEPMYMNGDNTIRNPTGGIVVWHVDNGVATKCGYPGMPGVEAGLANTVNVKTHRPGVMENYFEWSAGSPNLYAPFLNATEHAAYGASKLSLYKGSDDPAAKTDTGISVYSTDEGSTSMKFVVSFPMSITKQPVGAEYKVGDEATPLSVEVANATGNVTYTWEKSTDSGATWVGARPAAKASATAAKARAVADGATLTPDTSHAGTTQYRVTVTDEGGHKVTSKAATVKVTSTLALEKPKDVTYNGKAQRQPVIVKDAKTGEALKEGTDYTLAYDGDLMNAGSVTVTATGTGNYEGTATASYQIEKAPLTVKTESATTTYNEKVLTAKGTISGLVNGETATLNVTGGQKEVGTSQNAAVIVWDGTAKESNYDVSYDLGTLTVRSADTPATSASGKAPSAPAGRATSVVGRAAKALRSVLPKTGDVNNATAPAVLGALGALTVTLGLVRRHREHRE from the coding sequence ATGACCGAAGGATCTGAGGAGGGCGCCCGGCCTCGAAGCCGCGTCATGCGCGCGGCGGTGGGCGCGGCGCTGGGGCTTGTGCTCTCGCTGGGTTCCGCAGCGCCTGCGCTCGCAATACCCGCGTACAACCAGCCGGTGAAGGTCGCGCAGCCCGACGGGTCGACGGCGAGCATCACGACGCACGGGGACGAGTGGTTCCACTACGCCACGAACTCCGCCGGCGTGGTGGTGCAGCAGGACCCGGACAGCGGCGCGTGGCGCCAGGTGGTGGGCTCCGGATCAGGCCTCGCGTTTGGCTCTGACGCGCAGGCCGCCGCTGATGCCGGCGCCATCGGCGCGGACGCGCTTTCCGGCGACGCGGCCCGCGCGGCGTACTACCAGCTGGGCGGTCACACCTACTCCGGCAAGACCGGAAGCGACGCGACGGCGTCCGCACCGATCACCGTGTCCCAGGTGAAGAAGACCCAGGGCACGGCCGCCCCGAAAAAGCTGATGAGAAGCGCCGCCCCCAAGACGAGCACCTCGCTTCCTCTCCTTACCATCGTGGTGGGCTTCAAGGACGAGCCGTACCGCGACGGCTATGACTGGAGCAAGACGTTCTTTACGGGCGAGTACAGCGTGTCGTCTCTGTACGCCACGTCCTCCGAGGGCAAGTTCACCTGGCGCCCGGCGGAGGAGTCCAGCGCGTACGGCAACGGTGGCAACACGAATGCGGCCGACAGGGCAAACGACGGCGTGGTGCACGTGACGCTGGACCGCGACTACGGCAACCCCGACCCGTTCACGCCAGGCAACGCGGACTACATCGCGGACATGCAGGAGGCCGTGAAGGCTGCGGCCCAGTACGTGGACTTCTCGCGCTACGACACGAACGGCGATGGCAAGATCGAGGCGAACGAGCTTGGCCTGGGCGTCGTGTTCGCAGGCTACGAGGCCGCGACGAGCTCCATTCCCGAAGGCCACCACGGCATCTGGTCGCACCAGTACTCCTTTACGGAGGAGACGGGCACCCCGTATGAGGTGACCTGCGCAAACGGCAAGACGGTGGGCGTGGACCGCTACATCGTGCAGTCCGAGAGCGAGTCCATGCAGGCGGGAGAAGAGCACCAGAGCGGCATTGGCGCCCTTGGTCACGAGCTGGGTCACTTCCTGGGGATGCCGGACCTCTACTCCACGACGTCCGACAGCGGCAAGTGGGACTATTACTCCACCATGTACCTCTCCATCATGGATTACGGCTCGTACGGCAAGACCACGGCGGGCGAGTACCGCCCGACGTTCTTCGACCCGTACGACCGCTACCTGCTGGGATACATCACTCCCGAGGAGATCACGAAGAGCGGCACCTATACGGCGACGTCCGAGACCGACCCTGTCGGCTACAAGTGCTACGCCATCCACGTGAGCGACGATGAGTATTACCTGATCGAGAACCGCCAGTACGCGTCGTTCGATGCCGGCATGGAGCCCATGTACATGAACGGCGACAACACGATCAGGAACCCGACGGGTGGCATCGTGGTGTGGCACGTTGACAACGGCGTCGCGACGAAGTGCGGGTACCCCGGCATGCCCGGCGTCGAGGCCGGCCTTGCCAACACGGTGAACGTGAAGACGCACCGTCCCGGTGTCATGGAGAACTACTTCGAGTGGTCCGCGGGATCGCCAAACCTGTACGCGCCGTTCCTTAACGCGACGGAGCACGCGGCCTACGGCGCGAGCAAGCTCTCGCTCTACAAGGGCTCCGACGACCCCGCAGCGAAGACGGACACCGGCATCAGCGTCTATTCCACCGACGAGGGCTCGACCTCGATGAAGTTTGTGGTCAGCTTCCCGATGAGCATCACGAAGCAGCCGGTGGGTGCGGAGTACAAAGTTGGCGACGAGGCGACGCCGCTTTCCGTCGAGGTTGCGAACGCTACAGGCAACGTCACGTACACGTGGGAGAAGTCCACGGACTCCGGCGCGACCTGGGTTGGTGCCCGCCCCGCGGCAAAGGCTTCCGCAACTGCGGCGAAGGCGCGTGCGGTGGCCGATGGCGCCACGCTGACGCCCGACACCTCGCACGCGGGCACAACGCAGTACAGGGTCACCGTGACCGACGAGGGTGGCCACAAGGTGACGTCCAAAGCGGCGACGGTGAAGGTGACGTCGACCCTTGCGCTCGAAAAGCCGAAGGACGTCACCTACAACGGCAAGGCGCAGCGCCAGCCCGTGATTGTGAAGGATGCGAAGACGGGCGAAGCGCTCAAGGAGGGCACCGACTATACGCTTGCGTACGACGGCGATCTGATGAACGCTGGCAGCGTCACCGTGACCGCGACCGGGACGGGCAACTACGAGGGCACGGCGACGGCGTCCTACCAAATCGAGAAGGCCCCGCTTACGGTGAAGACCGAGTCTGCCACCACGACGTACAACGAGAAGGTCCTGACGGCGAAGGGCACGATATCCGGCCTCGTGAACGGAGAGACGGCAACTCTCAACGTGACGGGTGGCCAGAAGGAGGTCGGCACCTCCCAGAACGCCGCGGTCATCGTGTGGGATGGCACGGCAAAGGAGTCCAACTACGACGTGTCGTATGACCTGGGCACGCTCACGGTGAGAAGTGCCGACACTCCGGCAACTAGCGCCTCTGGCAAGGCGCCGTCCGCACCCGCGGGCAGGGCCACGTCCGTCGTGGGCAGGGCCGCGAAAGCTCTGCGCTCCGTGTTGCCGAAGACGGGCGACGTCAACAACGCCACAGCACCTGCGGTGCTTGGCGCGCTCGGCGCCCTGACGGTGACGCTCGGCCTCGTACGTCGTCATCGCGAGCACAGGGAGTAG
- the rlmD gene encoding 23S rRNA (uracil(1939)-C(5))-methyltransferase RlmD: MGYKTYTCPIAKSCGGCEWLAVPYPIQLRRKQELVEGLLGSMAREDGCSVGAIRGMDEPVAYRHKAATPFAPGKGGRVRSGFYSAGTHRIVACGSCLVEDPRARGILEDVARVAQELGIRPYQEDRGRGTLRHAVVRCGYATDDVLLTVVANGQRLPREDEFVRRMARLHPEVTSIVLNVNQRRTNAILGRECRTLMGPGTMEDALLGCTFRIGPTSFYQTNPRQTEVLYQLAVDGARLRDGMRVLDAYCGCGTIGICAASQARAAGASITVVGVEQVAGAVRMARGNAKANGLADSCEFVRADATAYMEDVARGRRDAGFDVVVMDPPRAGSTPEFLAGVAHLAPSRVVYVSCNVKTQARDLALLRQHGYAMESAVPVDMFPHTKHVESVVTLAATRA, encoded by the coding sequence ATGGGCTACAAGACCTACACCTGCCCCATCGCAAAGTCGTGCGGCGGCTGCGAGTGGCTTGCCGTTCCGTACCCCATCCAACTCCGGCGCAAGCAGGAGCTGGTGGAGGGGCTGCTGGGCAGCATGGCGCGGGAGGACGGGTGCTCCGTGGGGGCAATCCGCGGGATGGACGAGCCCGTTGCGTACCGCCACAAGGCCGCGACGCCGTTTGCGCCCGGCAAGGGCGGGCGCGTGCGCTCCGGCTTCTATAGCGCGGGCACGCACCGCATCGTGGCGTGCGGCAGCTGCCTGGTTGAGGACCCCAGGGCGCGCGGCATCCTGGAGGACGTTGCGCGCGTGGCACAGGAGCTGGGCATACGCCCGTACCAAGAAGACCGCGGGCGCGGCACGCTGCGCCACGCCGTCGTGCGCTGCGGGTACGCCACGGACGACGTGCTGCTGACCGTGGTCGCAAACGGGCAGCGCCTGCCGCGCGAGGACGAGTTCGTGCGGCGCATGGCGCGGCTGCACCCGGAGGTCACGTCCATCGTGCTCAACGTGAACCAGCGCCGGACGAACGCGATCCTGGGGCGCGAGTGCCGCACGCTCATGGGGCCCGGCACCATGGAGGACGCGCTGTTGGGCTGCACGTTCCGCATTGGCCCCACGAGCTTCTATCAGACGAACCCCCGTCAGACGGAGGTCCTGTACCAGCTGGCCGTGGACGGCGCGCGGCTGCGTGACGGTATGCGTGTGCTGGACGCGTACTGTGGCTGCGGTACCATCGGCATCTGCGCGGCGTCGCAGGCGCGCGCCGCGGGCGCAAGCATCACCGTAGTGGGCGTGGAGCAGGTGGCGGGCGCCGTGCGGATGGCGCGCGGCAACGCCAAGGCAAACGGTCTGGCAGACAGCTGCGAGTTTGTACGCGCGGACGCCACGGCCTACATGGAGGACGTCGCTCGTGGCAGGCGCGATGCCGGGTTCGACGTGGTGGTGATGGACCCGCCGCGCGCAGGCTCGACGCCGGAGTTCCTGGCGGGCGTGGCGCACCTCGCCCCCAGCCGTGTGGTCTACGTGAGCTGCAACGTGAAGACGCAGGCACGCGACCTCGCACTTCTCCGCCAGCACGGCTATGCGATGGAGTCCGCGGTGCCCGTGGACATGTTCCCGCACACAAAGCACGTGGAGAGCGTCGTCACGCTAGCGGCCACGCGCGCGTGA
- a CDS encoding PrsW family intramembrane metalloprotease, whose protein sequence is MTSRSEATLSRNPFGYHSRHWWVGLAAFLFLFLVGPFAEFGNMDRGTIHHAPQLAEHYQTMLLCFSLLLIYLVPFFLFVRYTRMRAGVPRWLVVLAFASGLFVPGWIAGELNAGADDLLHLLASKSFVSTWGDAIEAPLVEETLKLLTVVAVLRLVGRREGRDWLVGGMCVGMGFQLSEDLGYIEDQIASGHHGFETAVPFTLDDRISGALVSHWTYTALVAVAIWLLFCQRRRVRGFLLLLVPLLSHAAWDTPLSDAGALFEAFFCLIVAVPFLYAWGDITFDGGRRLSAARPKQRKRRKAQGAHVTHTAPREKDASPAPQPPQGL, encoded by the coding sequence ATGACATCAAGAAGCGAGGCGACGCTTAGTCGCAACCCGTTTGGCTACCACAGCCGCCACTGGTGGGTGGGGCTGGCCGCGTTTCTGTTCCTGTTCCTCGTGGGACCGTTCGCGGAGTTTGGCAACATGGACCGCGGCACCATCCACCACGCGCCGCAGCTCGCGGAGCACTACCAGACCATGCTGCTGTGCTTCTCGCTCCTGCTCATATACCTGGTGCCGTTCTTCCTGTTCGTGCGCTACACGCGCATGCGCGCGGGCGTGCCACGCTGGCTCGTGGTGCTGGCATTCGCGAGCGGCCTGTTTGTTCCCGGCTGGATCGCCGGCGAGCTCAACGCCGGCGCAGACGACCTGCTGCACCTGCTCGCGTCCAAGTCCTTTGTCAGCACGTGGGGCGACGCCATCGAGGCGCCGCTGGTGGAAGAGACCCTCAAGCTCCTCACCGTGGTGGCGGTGCTGAGGCTGGTCGGCCGTCGCGAGGGGCGCGACTGGCTCGTGGGCGGCATGTGCGTGGGCATGGGCTTCCAGCTGTCCGAGGACCTCGGCTACATTGAGGACCAGATCGCCTCCGGGCACCACGGGTTCGAGACGGCGGTGCCGTTCACGCTCGACGACCGCATCTCCGGCGCACTCGTCTCGCACTGGACGTACACGGCGCTCGTGGCCGTCGCGATCTGGCTGCTGTTCTGCCAGCGCCGCCGCGTGCGCGGGTTCCTGCTCCTGCTTGTGCCCCTGCTGAGCCACGCCGCGTGGGACACGCCTCTCAGCGACGCGGGCGCGCTGTTCGAGGCGTTTTTCTGCCTGATCGTGGCCGTCCCGTTCCTGTATGCTTGGGGCGACATCACGTTTGACGGTGGCCGGCGCCTTTCCGCAGCGCGCCCCAAACAGCGCAAGCGACGCAAGGCCCAGGGTGCGCACGTGACGCACACCGCGCCGCGCGAGAAGGACGCGAGCCCCGCGCCGCAGCCCCCACAGGGTCTGTAA